GACCCCCGTCGGCCGAGCGCCGACGACGCGACGACGCACCCGTCGATGCCGATCGCGCCGCCGGCCGCGCTGCGCGACGGTCGGCCGCTCGACGGAGGCTCGTAGCCTGGGAGGGGCGCCGCCGGGACGACCGTAAGATCGACATCGTGACCGACCGCGCCGTAGGAGCCCCCGGAACGCCGCGGCGCTACCTGCATTCGCTCTGGCTGCTCTCGGCCCGCGACCTCCGGGTGCGCTACGCGACGAGCTGGCTCGGCTACCTGTGGTCGGTCCTCGACCCGCTCGTCATGAGCCTCATCTACTGGTTCGTCTTCACGCAGGTCTTCCACCGCACCGTCGGCGCCGAGCCGTACATCGTCTTCCTCATGTCCGCGCTTCTCCCGTGGGTCTGGTTCAACTCCTCCGTCGCCGATTTCACGCGCGCCTTCAACAAGGACGCCAAGCTCGTGCGGTCCACCGCCATCCCCCGGTCGATCTGGGTGAACCGCATCGTGCTCAGCAAGGGCGTGGAGTTCCTCTGCTCGCTGCCGGTGCTCGCGCTGTTCGCCGTGTTCGGGGGAGCGACGGTGGGATGGCAGCTGCTGCTGTTCCCGCTCGGCGTGCTGCTGCAGACGGTGCTCCTCGTGGGTCTCGGGCTGCTCGTCGCACCGCTGTGCGTGCTGTTCACCGACCTGGAGCGGACGACGCGCCTCATCCTGCGCGCGCTGTTCTACGCGACGCCCATCATCTACAGCATCGACGACCTGCCCGGCGTGTTCCGCGACGTCGGCGCCTTCAACCCGCTCGCCGGCATCTTCACGCTCTACCGCGCCGGCTTCTTCCCCGAGCAGTGGGACACGTTCGCCGTCGTCGTCGGCGCGATCATGTGCTTCGCGTTCCTGGGCCTCGGCGTGTTCGTCTTCCGGCGCCTCGAGCGCCCGCTGCTGAAGGAGCTGTGATGACGACGACGGGGGACGCGCACGCGATCGAGGTCACGGGCCTCGGCGTGCGCTTCCGGCGCAACCGCCGGGGCCGGCAGAGCATCAAGTCGATGTTCGCGAGCTCGGCGCGCCGGGCGCCGAAGGACGAGTTCTGGGCGCTGCGCGACGTGTCCTTCCAGGTGCGCCCCGGCGAGGCGATCGGCGTCATCGGCCGCAACGGCCAGGGGAAGTCGACGCTGCTCAAGCTCGTCGCGGGCGTGCTGCTGCCCGATGAGGGCGTCGTGACGGTCAACGGCGGCGTGGCGCCGCTCATCGAGATCACGGGCGGTTTCGTCGGCGACCTCACGGTCCGCGAGAACGTGCGCCTCACGTCGGGGCTGCACGGCATGACCAGGGCCGAGGTGGCTCGCCGCTACGACGGGATCATCGCCTTCTCCGAGCTGGAGGAGTTCCAGGACACCCCCTACAAGCACCTCTCGAACGGCATGAAGGTGCGGCTCGCCTTCTCCGTGGTCTCGCAGCTCGACGACCCCATCCTGCTCGTCGACGAGGTGCTCGCGGTCGGGGACAAGGCGTTCCGGGCCAAGTGCTACGCCCGGATCGACGAGCTCCTCGCCGAGGGCCGCACGCTCTTCTTCGTCAGCCACAGCGAGAAGGACCTGCGGCGCTTCTGCACGCGCGGGCTCTACATCCGCGATCACCGGCTCGTGCTCGACGGCCCGATCACGGACGTCGTCGAGGCGTACAACGGCGACAATCCCGTGTGACGGCGTCCGCCTCCCGCGTCCCGGCGGTTCGTCAGCCGGGTGTCGGTACGATGACTCGGGCCGCAGTGGCCTGTGATCGGAAGGAGCACGGCGCGGGATGAGCAATCGTGTGAAGGGCATTGTCCGCCGGATCGCCGACAGTCCGCGGGTGGGGCCGGTGCTGCAGCGCCTCACGGTGCCCTACGCCCCCACCGCCGCCGGGATCAATCTCGTCGTCGCCGAGCACTACGGCATGACCATCGGACGGTCGTTCTCCGACGACGACGAGGCGGCCAGGCATTACTTCCGGGAGGGATGGCGCCTCGGCGTCGTGCCCAACCCGTTCGTCGACGCGCCGGGCACGCGCTTCACCCTCGCGGCGGCCGTCGTGCTCCGCAACGCGCTGGCGGGTCTCGCCCTCAACGCGCACGCGCCCTTCCCGTTCCGCGTGAGCCGCTATGCGCCCGAGGACAACGAGGCCGGCGTCGTCGAGCTGACGAGGCGCGCGCGCCGTGCGCCCGAGAGCGTCATGGTCCGGGTCGGGCCGGCCACGATGTCGTGGCTCGCGTACCTGCAGCGCTGCGCCGAGCTCGCCCCCGCCGCGCAGCGCATCATCGCGCACCGGCTCATGGACATCCCCTTCTACGCCAGCCAGGTCGGCGGCGCGCAGCCGATCACGCTGCACGCCGCCCTCGACGACTACATCGCCAACGGCGAGCTGGACGGGCGGCTCCCGAACCCGTTCTTCGAGGCGGAGTGGTACCACGTCTTCGAGCGGTCGCTCGTGCGCCGAGGCCGCCCCGTGAACCTCTTCCTCGACTTCGTCGAGGGCGGCGAGAAGGCGCAGGCGTCCCCGCACTTCTGGGGGCATCGGTACGCCCAGCGGATCGGCGGCGAGGCCGCGCCCGCGTCGTTGCTCGCGCACTTCCTCGAGCATGCGCCCGCGACCTCCTCGACGCCCTCGAGCGAGGGCGTGGACCCCGTCGCCCGCGAGACGGCCGAGCGGATCGTGCGCGCCCGCACGGCCGAGTACCACCGGCAGGAGTCGATGAAGTGGGCGACGGACCCCGTGCTCGCCCGGCACCGCCGCGCGGGCCGGACGGGCGCGGAGACGGTCGACGGGACGTGCCTCGTCTTCGTCGACGAGCGCCATCTGACGACGCCGGCCTCGGTGGACGCCCTGCGCGCGGTCTTCCGTCAGCGGATCACGGGCCTGCGCGTTGTCATCATCGAGCAGGACGACATCCCCCGTCTTCCCGAGACCGAGGCGCTCATCGACGAGACGGCCGCGCTCGACGGCGTCGCGCGCGCCGACGTGGACGAGACGTTCGGCGCGGTCGTGCGCCGGTTCGTCGAGACGACCCGGCCCGACGGCTGGACGCTCTGGACCCCCGCGCAGAAGTGGGAGGACGACCTGCTGTCCTCCGCGCTGCGGGCGCTCGCCGAGCACCCCGGCGCCCCCGCGGCGGCGGCCGTCTCCGAGACGGCGGCGCAGCCGTGGCTGCGGACCGACGACGCGCTCTGGGTCACCGCGGGCGACGGGGCCGGTGTCGTCTTCGCCGGCTCGGGGGAGCGGGCGGTCCTCCCCGACGCCTCGCTCGACCTCGGCGTGGCCTGGAGAGAGCTCATCGCGCTCGCCGCCTCCGAGACCGCGTGCGTCGCGATCGAGGAGCCGCTCATCCGGATGATCGCCTCGGAGGAGGTCGGCGCGCTCGACGCGCGGGCGGGGGCGAACACCGCGCGCAGCCGTTTCCTCGCCCCCTTCGACCGCACGCCGTCGGACGGCGTCGCCGTTGCCATCCCGACGTTCGAGGACTGGCGGATGACGCTGACGGCGGTGCGCCACGTGCTCGCCACGACGGGTGACGACACGGTCGTGCACATCGTCGACAACGGCTCGCGTCGTCCCGTCACGAGCGTCCTCGACACCGCCTTCGCCGGCGTCGACCGCGTCGTCGTCCGCCGCATGGCGCGCAACACCGACTTCGCCCTGGGCTCCGACGTCGCCGCGTCCGACGCGGCCCGGCGCCTCACGGTCTTCCTCAACAACGACACGGCCGTCCAGCCCGGCTGGCTCGAGCCGCTCGTGGAGGCGCTCGAGGACCCGGGGACGGCCGCCGTGCAGCCGCTCCTCCTCTACGGCGACCGCACGGTCCAGACGGCGGGCACGATCTTCCTGGGAGGGATGTCGATGCCGCGCCATCTTCTCGCCGACGTGCATCCGCTCGACGTGGAGGCCTCCCTCGACGACTACGCGTTCTCCGCGCTCACCGGCGCGTGCCTCGCCGTCCGCTACGACGACCTGCGCGAGGCGGGCGGGTTCGACCCGCACTACGTCAACGGCATGGAGGACGTCGACCTCTGCATGCAGCTGCGCGCGAAGGGCGGGCTGCACGTGCGGACCGCGTCGCGCGTGGTGCACTACGAGAGCCGCACACCCGGCCGTCACAACCATCACTTCGACAACCGCCGCCGGTTCGCCCGCCGGTGGCGGCAGGAGCTCGTGGGAGATCTCGACGACCGCGACGTGCTCGCCGGCAACGCCGTGCAGATCGAGGACGTGCGCTGGCGCGTGCCGGCGGGAAGCCCGCTGTGGGAGCCTGCGATCATCTACGCGCGCACTCCCGCCGCCGTGGTGGACGAGAAGGCCCCGCGCCTGCGCTGGGCGATCAAGACCTCGGCGACCGGCGACATCTCGGGCGACTCCTGGGGCGACACGTACTTCGCCGAATCCCTCGCGGGCGCGCTCCGGCGGCTCGGCCAGGAGGCGGTCATCGACAGGCGCACGGCGCACGACCGGCCGTCGTCGACGTCCTGGGACGACGTGACGCTGACCCTGCGCGGCCTCGAGCGGTACCTGCCGCAGCCGGGTGCGATCAACCTCCTGTGGGTCATCAGCCATCCCGACCTCGTGACGCGGTACGAGCTCGAGAGCGGGTTCCAGCGCATCTACGCCGCGGGCCGCCCCTGGGCCGAGCGCACGAGCGAGCACTGGGGCGTCGACGTCCGGACGCTCCTGCAGGCGACCGACACGACGAAGTTCCATCCGGCCGCGGGGGAGGGCGCCGAGCGCGACGGCGTGCTCTTCGTCGGCCGCACGCGCGGCGTCGCGCGGCCGATCGTGCTCGACACGATCGCGGCGGGGGCGACCCCGGAGGTCTACGGCGACGACGGCTGGGAGCAGTTCATCGACCCGCGCTTCGTGAAGGGCGCCGGCATCCACAACGACGACGTGCCGGCGGCGTACGGATCGGCGGCCTTCGTGCTCAACGACCACTGGTCGGACATGGCCGAGAACGGGTTCTTCTCGAACCGGCTCTTCGACGCCGCCGCGACGGGCACGCGGATCGTGAGCGACGTCGTCCCGGGGATGGAGGACGTCTTCGGCCCGCAGGTGCAGATGTACCGCACCGTCGCCGATCTCAGGCGGCTGCTCGACCCGGAGTCGGATGCGTGGCCGACGGCCGACGAGCTCGCCGCACTCGCCGAGAGGGCCGTCGCGGAGCACTCGTTCGACGCCCGTGCCCGTACGCTGCTGGACGACGCGCTCGCCGCGCGGAAGGAGAGGCGCTGACCCATGCGCGACCCCAAGATCGTCATGACGCTCATGGTGCGCGACGAGGCCGACATCGTCGCGGCGATGATCGAGCACCACCTCGCCCAGGGCGTGGACCTCGTCATCGTCACGGACAACGGCTCCGTGGACGGGACCCGCGAGATCCTCGAGGACTACGCGGGGACGGGCCGACTGGAGGTCCACGACTACCTCGCGCACGACAAGAACCAGACCGCCGTCGTCTCGGGGATGGCCTCGCGCGCGGCGACCGTGCACGGCGCGACCTGGGTGCTGAACGCCGACGCCGACGAGTTCTTCCTCGCGCGGACGCCGGGGCTCACGCTCAAGGACGCCTTCACGGGGATCCCCACGGGGATCGGCTCGTTCCACGCCCCCGTCGTGAACATGACGGGTGAGCCCGCGCGGCGCGGCGCGGCCTTCGGGCGTCTCGTGTGGCGCGACGAGCGCGAGGAGTCGACCCTCATGGAGACCGTCGCCCTGCACGCGCACCCCTCCGCCGACGCGGTGCACGTGGGGAAGGCCGACGTCACGGTGCAGCAGGGGAACCACGGCGTCGACATCCCCAGCATGGGCGCCCCCGACGACCGGTTCGCGATCGAGGTGCTGCACTTCCCGTGGCGCACCTACGAGCAGTACTCGACGAAGATCGTCAACACGGGGCGTTCGTACGACGCCAACCCGACGCTCAACCCCAGCCCGCGCCACCACGGGATGCGCGACTACCGCTTCTGGAAGGCCGGGGTGCTCGAGCCGCTCTACCTCGTGCGCCATCCGGCCGCCGAGCCGGGCGACGGCTTCACGAAGGACGAGCGGGTGCTCGCGTCGCTGCGCGGCCTGCTCGACGGCGGCACGGCGCTCCGTCCGGAGCGTCTCGCCCCGCTGCTCGAGGCGACGTGGGACGGCTACTCGGACGACGAGCGCACGCGGGCCGCGGAGCTCGCGAGGATCGTCATCCCGCTCGAGATCGAGCACATCGAGGCGAGCACGAGGTGGCGCGACCTGTACCGCGGCGAGGCAGCGGTACGCCGTCGCGCCGAGCAGGAGCGCGATGCCGCGGTGGCCGAGCGGGACCGGCTCGCCCGCAACCCCGAGGCCCGCGTGCGCCGCGCCGCCGGCAGGCTGGTCCGCGGGGTGAGGCAGCGCCTCGGGGCGCTGCTGGGATAGTGTTCACGTGATCCGGCCGCGTCCATCCGGCACGGCGACGAGACCCGAGAGATCAAGACGAGAGCACGCTCGATGACCGCCCAGCCCGACCTGACGATCATCGTGCCCACCTTCAACGAGTCTCCGAACGTGGCACCCCTGGTCCGGCGCCTCGAACGGGCGACGACGGGCTTCCGCTGCGAGGTCCTCTTCGTCGACGACTCCTCCGACGACACCCCCGCCGAGGTCGTGCGCGTCGCGGCCGGCTCGACGATGGCCGTGCGCGTGCTGCACCGGGACGAGGCGACCGGCGGGCTGAGCGGGGCCGTGATCGAGGGGCTGCGGGCCGCGGGCTCCGACGTGTGCGTCGTCATGGACGGCGACCTGCAGCATCCGCCCGAGGTCGTGCGCGATCTCGTCGATCGCTTCTCCGCGGGCGACGCCGACGTCGTCGTCGCCTCGCGGTACGTCGACGACGGGTCGTCCGAGGGGCTCGCGGGGCTGTCGCGCAATCTCGTCTCCCGCACGACGACGGCGCTCACGAAGGCGATGTTCCCCCTGCGACTGCGGAGCTGCACCGATCCGATGACGGGCTTCTTCCTCGTGGACCGCCGTCGCATCGACCTCGAGACGCTCCGTCCGCGCGGCTTCAAGATCCTGCTCGAGGTCCTCGCGCGGCAGCAGCTCCGGATCGCCGAGGTGCCGTTCCAGTTCGCCGAGCGGATCGCGGGGGGCTCGAAGGCGTCGGTGCGGCAGGGCTTCCACTTCATCGCGCAGCTCGCCGCGCTCCG
This window of the Microbacterium sp. AB genome carries:
- a CDS encoding ABC transporter permease yields the protein MTDRAVGAPGTPRRYLHSLWLLSARDLRVRYATSWLGYLWSVLDPLVMSLIYWFVFTQVFHRTVGAEPYIVFLMSALLPWVWFNSSVADFTRAFNKDAKLVRSTAIPRSIWVNRIVLSKGVEFLCSLPVLALFAVFGGATVGWQLLLFPLGVLLQTVLLVGLGLLVAPLCVLFTDLERTTRLILRALFYATPIIYSIDDLPGVFRDVGAFNPLAGIFTLYRAGFFPEQWDTFAVVVGAIMCFAFLGLGVFVFRRLERPLLKEL
- a CDS encoding ABC transporter ATP-binding protein, which produces MTTTGDAHAIEVTGLGVRFRRNRRGRQSIKSMFASSARRAPKDEFWALRDVSFQVRPGEAIGVIGRNGQGKSTLLKLVAGVLLPDEGVVTVNGGVAPLIEITGGFVGDLTVRENVRLTSGLHGMTRAEVARRYDGIIAFSELEEFQDTPYKHLSNGMKVRLAFSVVSQLDDPILLVDEVLAVGDKAFRAKCYARIDELLAEGRTLFFVSHSEKDLRRFCTRGLYIRDHRLVLDGPITDVVEAYNGDNPV
- a CDS encoding glycosyltransferase family protein codes for the protein MSNRVKGIVRRIADSPRVGPVLQRLTVPYAPTAAGINLVVAEHYGMTIGRSFSDDDEAARHYFREGWRLGVVPNPFVDAPGTRFTLAAAVVLRNALAGLALNAHAPFPFRVSRYAPEDNEAGVVELTRRARRAPESVMVRVGPATMSWLAYLQRCAELAPAAQRIIAHRLMDIPFYASQVGGAQPITLHAALDDYIANGELDGRLPNPFFEAEWYHVFERSLVRRGRPVNLFLDFVEGGEKAQASPHFWGHRYAQRIGGEAAPASLLAHFLEHAPATSSTPSSEGVDPVARETAERIVRARTAEYHRQESMKWATDPVLARHRRAGRTGAETVDGTCLVFVDERHLTTPASVDALRAVFRQRITGLRVVIIEQDDIPRLPETEALIDETAALDGVARADVDETFGAVVRRFVETTRPDGWTLWTPAQKWEDDLLSSALRALAEHPGAPAAAAVSETAAQPWLRTDDALWVTAGDGAGVVFAGSGERAVLPDASLDLGVAWRELIALAASETACVAIEEPLIRMIASEEVGALDARAGANTARSRFLAPFDRTPSDGVAVAIPTFEDWRMTLTAVRHVLATTGDDTVVHIVDNGSRRPVTSVLDTAFAGVDRVVVRRMARNTDFALGSDVAASDAARRLTVFLNNDTAVQPGWLEPLVEALEDPGTAAVQPLLLYGDRTVQTAGTIFLGGMSMPRHLLADVHPLDVEASLDDYAFSALTGACLAVRYDDLREAGGFDPHYVNGMEDVDLCMQLRAKGGLHVRTASRVVHYESRTPGRHNHHFDNRRRFARRWRQELVGDLDDRDVLAGNAVQIEDVRWRVPAGSPLWEPAIIYARTPAAVVDEKAPRLRWAIKTSATGDISGDSWGDTYFAESLAGALRRLGQEAVIDRRTAHDRPSSTSWDDVTLTLRGLERYLPQPGAINLLWVISHPDLVTRYELESGFQRIYAAGRPWAERTSEHWGVDVRTLLQATDTTKFHPAAGEGAERDGVLFVGRTRGVARPIVLDTIAAGATPEVYGDDGWEQFIDPRFVKGAGIHNDDVPAAYGSAAFVLNDHWSDMAENGFFSNRLFDAAATGTRIVSDVVPGMEDVFGPQVQMYRTVADLRRLLDPESDAWPTADELAALAERAVAEHSFDARARTLLDDALAARKERR
- a CDS encoding glycosyltransferase family 2 protein produces the protein MRDPKIVMTLMVRDEADIVAAMIEHHLAQGVDLVIVTDNGSVDGTREILEDYAGTGRLEVHDYLAHDKNQTAVVSGMASRAATVHGATWVLNADADEFFLARTPGLTLKDAFTGIPTGIGSFHAPVVNMTGEPARRGAAFGRLVWRDEREESTLMETVALHAHPSADAVHVGKADVTVQQGNHGVDIPSMGAPDDRFAIEVLHFPWRTYEQYSTKIVNTGRSYDANPTLNPSPRHHGMRDYRFWKAGVLEPLYLVRHPAAEPGDGFTKDERVLASLRGLLDGGTALRPERLAPLLEATWDGYSDDERTRAAELARIVIPLEIEHIEASTRWRDLYRGEAAVRRRAEQERDAAVAERDRLARNPEARVRRAAGRLVRGVRQRLGALLG
- a CDS encoding glycosyltransferase family 2 protein; this translates as MTAQPDLTIIVPTFNESPNVAPLVRRLERATTGFRCEVLFVDDSSDDTPAEVVRVAAGSTMAVRVLHRDEATGGLSGAVIEGLRAAGSDVCVVMDGDLQHPPEVVRDLVDRFSAGDADVVVASRYVDDGSSEGLAGLSRNLVSRTTTALTKAMFPLRLRSCTDPMTGFFLVDRRRIDLETLRPRGFKILLEVLARQQLRIAEVPFQFAERIAGGSKASVRQGFHFIAQLAALRFGKMSGFAAIGLFGALLNLLILWTLTEAGLFYLWAAVIASEVTIVGNFLLQERFVFREMLDEATGRWSRFAKSFAFNNAEAVIRIPMMGLMVESWHISSVLATAITLVIAFIARYAFHALVVYAPRKPRFARRERVLQKVDEQATAPGEL